DNA from Quercus lobata isolate SW786 chromosome 1, ValleyOak3.0 Primary Assembly, whole genome shotgun sequence:
aatggtgcCCTCATGGTTAATTTCTTAACGTAGAGGGGTAAATAAGACCCTAGTGCTTTTCCCTCGCCCGTTACTCCTCTTCATACCAAAACGACAAAAAGAACCAGAACCAGGGTCACAGACAGCTATCTCAGCCTcttaaaaagaatcaaaaactATTCTATAAAAACCAAACCCCCATTCTCACTTCTCACTGCTTAGCCTAAAATCCTTCACTCTACTCTCTGTTTGtgtgtgaggaaaaaaaaaatgtctttggAGATTCAGAAAGCTCTGCTCTTTGGCTTCATTCAGAACATGTATGACGAGGTAACCGCTAATCAGATTTCACTGTTtcgtttttctcttttgttcaacatgtttttcattttgaattttggttcTGAAATGTGAAATCtttgtttttaaaacatttggaagccaccaaaaaaaaaaaatccctgcTTTTTTTACACATGCATTCTCGGAAAAAGCACTGACTTTGTTACATGCTTTTACTGCTACTGTATTTTTCGTTTTGATAGAGATATTTAAAGAGAAGGACTTtcgttttcttttcttttttttaattttaaatatcttGAATAGAGTATGAAAAGaccaattttttcttaaaagaattttcctccaaattgaAAAGCGTATTGATTTTCAGACTCTTTATTATACATCATTAGTATACATCACTAATCTTGCATCTAGAAATGTTAATATCACAACAAagttaaccatttttttttgccaaaagtGAGTGGTGGGTCCATAACAAAATCCACACCTCCACTACTCACAATCCCAACTTACTAGTAgaaagttgtgaaaaaagttATGAATTTTGTTATAGTTCACAACACCAACTCACTAGGTGTGTGTTTAAATAcagtttattttgctgaaaactaaaaacgaaaaataataaaataattttttttttaattactgttTATTAGAGAGAATACTGGGCATTTACTTTGATGCACTGTTCAGGTGCTAGACTTTAAAAAAAGCCCTGAAACGAACTTTGTTATGGTAGCGTTGTTCTTTTACATGTGAACAATGAAACATTGAATGTGAAATTATAGATATTATGTATATGATTGTGattcatgtgtatttttttttttttttttttgagaaataattacaacatataaaatattcagtaaaatattttgaaggattTGGTATGTCAAGTGAAACTTTTCAAACATCCCCCTAAAGTGAGTCATTGTGCCGGAGGTTCGGCAAACAGGCAACAGAAACGGCAACTGGAACGGTAGCTCCGGTGGCCACCGCTACAGTGGTATATCCGGTGATCAGACTACAACACTAGTGGCCAGAACGGTGTCTCCTACAACCGGACCGCCAACACCCGCTGACCGAATCTCTAACATTGGTCGTCGGAATGGCAGCTCCGATGACCGGACATCCGGCACTGGTCGTCGGAACAGCGGCTCCAATGACCAGACATCCGGCACCGGTCATCAGAATGGTGTTTGCAGTAATCGAATCCCGGCACTTGAAAATgttccataaaatattttacttccaAACAAACGGAGCGATAATACGTcttctgaaaatattttatttcaaaacaaatgTAGCTTTAATATTTCGTCTAATCCATTACATAATAGATTGGAAGAGATTTCTCCAACCCTGGAGgtcaacttttttttccctattgataaaatttatgattGGATTTGAGCTTTGTTCATACGTGGATTTGAAATAATTGTTGGGTGCATTGCACCATGAGTTCAGCCCACTTGTAATAGACATGCTCATTTAATGAGCTTGTCTTTAAtgtttcttatcttttcttcaTCATGTACAAAAGTCAGCATTAGTAATTGGGTTGGTTGGCTTAGGCGTGTCCAACACgctgaaggaagaaagaaaagaaagaagtaaaaggCATGGTCATTCGGCTATGGCAGAgctgaagaaaagagaaaagaaaggcgaaaatgggtaattacccataaaaaacaaactatttagttaatagggtccgtttacaaactatatatatttttagcaactcgagtctctaagactcgattttgggcccctaaatcgaccctttaagactcgattttcatgggttgttcCTGTCTGATGTGGCAGTTTATCCAGATGGCgtctacatggaaatcgagtcttagagattcgatttccaacccaaaaataaaatattaatgaccCAAAATGCAGAAACAGCGGAAAAAAAggcagaaagaaaaaaaaaaaaaaaaagagaagaagaagaattgagGAAATCAAATGACAGACAGATCCAGGCCGGTGACCCAGGCCGTGCGCGACTTCTTCTCTGATGAACACATTcttctctggtttttttttttttttttcctttcttctctgatgaacGGGTTGTTGTGGTTTTCCTGCTGCCcttgtggttttttttgtttttgttttaaatgtaaatcaagtcttagaaactcgattttcatgtaGACACCACGTGGAAAAAGTGTCATATCAGACAGGAACAAtccatgaaaatcgagccttagaCGCTCGATTTAGGagccaaaatcgagtctttgagactcgagttgctaaaaatatatatagtttgtaaacggatcctactaactaaatagtttgttttttatgggtaattacccattttcgccgaAAAGAAACAAGCAAGGCCATTCGGCCAATGCGAGCTGAAAAAGGAGATTTTGGTTGAAGCAAAGTCAAAGTAAGTGGCTTGCATTTAATGTGACTTGATGTGAAGAGtgtgaaagggagaaaagaaggaatagatgaagaaataaaggtagaggccattcggccatttgggcagaggaagaaaagaagtgaAGTCCCAAGAGTGTGGTGAGGACTAGTGCAGTCTTGAAGAGCTGCGTGAGTGAGAGCAagcaagagagaagagaaaaatagagagagtaagagaaaatacacagtgagaaagagagcagtgagtaaaaagaaaaagagagttttttttactcaagttgtatctctaagtgttataatctctattttatatagtgaaattattcggaaTTTGTCCTGTGGTTTTTTCCTTCAAGAAGAAAGGGTTTCCACGTGaatctttgtgttttttgtgtggttGTGCTTTCGCTGTGCTTGCTAAAATTTATTCAcaattatatagaatttttcccaacaATAATAAggtgtaaaatgtaatttcaaatcataatatcaaaatttaaaccctcatttttgtaaaatttatatcaaacaatatatacTCATAATTGTTCTTCGAAACCCTtgattttaatttctcaaatccAAACACAACTGACatgataaaatgatttttatttgtgTGACATTTTCCACTATCACTCTTGATTTGTATGATTTCATATTTTCATTACAAGATTTTTgggaaaataacattttttttttataagtagattgaaaaaattgtttttggtttctttcaaatcttataactttttattgatAAGTTGAAATGGTTTATAAATTGTGGTTTGGAAAGAAAATGCTaagtttttggaaaatgtttaaTTGTTTTCAGGGATATGTGAATGACCAATTCTGGCAAATAcaacaaatgaagaaaactaATCAACCAGATTATGCTGTGAGAGCAGTCACCAGCTACTGCATGTCTGCACAAAATTTGTTCACTCAGTTGACGGATCACATGTAATTATGAACTAGTTTAAGTTTTGTTTGGAAGTTGATAACTTGATTATCATTTGTAAAATAAAGTTGGTTATGAATTTATAATCCATTTTCCATACTTATCTGCAGCAACCAAGAGAATGTTGATTTTCATCAGGTTAATGTTTCCGCTCGTGAATTATTTGAGCAATCAAACAGGTAACATTTCATATTATGTTACAATAAAGAAACgtgtttattttttggaataatAAACACTTTCACTAGAAATCTTCAAATTGTGTCTGTATTATATGGTGACTTTTAATATGTCTAACTTAAgtgtaatgtgttttttttttttttttttggggggggggggtgtggggttGTCAGAAAGTCTGCATTTCTAATTATGAAAATGAGTTgctgtttcatttttttttttttttactgtaatTGCCCAACCCCAAGGAGAagtttttcccctttctttatGAGTTTGACTTTTGTCGCTACAGCTTTCATCTCATGTAAATGACTGTTCTAAAGGATGTACCCTCTTTAAGGGGTAGTGTGTGTGGTCTAGGGTTCAGATGATTGTGTCCTATTAAGTTTTGGCAGTACTACCCTTTCCATTCTACCTGAAAACACTATGAATATGAATgtttgagtcttttttttttactataattgCCCAACCCCAAGGAGAagtttttcccctttctttttgagtttgagttttgtCACTACAGCTTTCATCTCATGTAATGACTGTTCTAGAGGATGTACCCTCTTTAAGGggtagtgtgtgtgtgtgtgtggtctAGGGTTCAGATGATTGTGTCCTATTTAGTTTTGGCACTTCTACCCTTTCCATTCTACCTGAAAACACTATGAATATGAATGAGTCATTATTTAGTCGCAGCATTAATCACATGGACTGAGAATGCATCTAGttatctaattttataatttttcttctttccatgATTGTCTCAACAATACAATTATATGTTCCTTTCCTTCTTGGTACAGTGTTGGTGCAGCGCATGTCAAGCATGCATGTGTTGAACTCCTTCATGCTTGTGAGGAGAATGATAAGGATTAGTAAGAAAgcactttctttctctctcttttttgtatttttttggacTTAGCTGTCTATTATGTCTATATCCTCTAGCTTAAGAAAGTCATATACATGTTCATGACTAAATGATTATTTTGTCCCTGAAAATACTGTCAATCAACAAGTTCAGTATATCTTGTAGAACTTTTATCTTCATGCTGTAGGTcttgtacattttttttccctttcaaggatttctaaagaattttgctaCATTTATGAATGATTATTTTGTAGTTATGCCTTTGAGCTTtccttttattaataaatttccttattacttaatacatacatacataaatatatatatatatatacacacacacacatatatatatatgtatatatgtacacacacacaatttAAGCCTTAGTATCAGAATTAACTAAATGAGTCATTGGTGTAGATATTATTTAGACTGCACAAAGTCTAGGGTTTTATTTGCTTCTCTacttgttttcttaaaaaattatcaaattttgcaTAAATGTATTGTGGTATTTATTATTGTGCacacaaacacattttttaaatcactaaactcatttttttgtataatattaaaatacaaaattaaatattttaaagatggaatgccaatgagctctaactCCACTGACACCCCCTCCTCATGTAAGCTTGGTGGAGGGTGAAATCATGTGTTCAAGATCCATcgggtgtgtgtgtgtaattttccacacaaaaaataaataaataaataaataaataaaaagatgaaatagTTATTGATATATCATAATCCTGATCTTTTGCAGGTATCGACAAGATAAAGTGGCCAAGTAATCcaatggatttgtcaaaaactcatccaataaaaagttattgagTGATGTAACATTAACAAAAGTTACATTGggtataacttgaactcaacccaTCTAATTTTATGCATTAGAGTATTATTTGAATAACCAATGACTTATATCTATTAGTTTTGGTCTATGatattagagtttaatttttcttctctgcaTTTTGTGGGACTTGTTTTGTATCCGGTGTTGATTGATCAAATTTCTTGTCACTCTTATGATTGATAGATGATTGGAAAGGCTTCTATATTCCAACTTCTCTTTTTAACATatttgtgtgtgtttctcaaCCTCCTGTTTTTCCCTCTTTACTGGGGTTGAATGGGTTCTACCAAATATGGATAATTGACTAAGGTAACTCATGCTTAATGGATGAGTTGTTTAAGCAGTTGACTCAAGTAGTGAAAATGCTCTTACAAAAAATGATGTCCTGAGTTCTGGTTAGCTGTCTTTAATGAATCAATTTGGTAGATATCCATACTAGTGCATAACACTTCAGTTGTCCTTGCAATTGAAGGCATCAAGGACAAAGTGGATGAGAAATATATGGAGAGCTTTGGCTTTTGAGCACAAACGAGTATCTTGTCATCAGTTCCAGTTCTGAGATCTCttgaaattgaaatcaaatcGACGATTTAAGCTATGGCATAATtgcttaaaaaacaaaagtcacCAAATGGTAGATTCTCAATTTAGTTATGTGTCtagtaataatattttcttccaATAGGTTATCAATCTTCATGACCTATTCATAGACTCCCCTTTCTAGtccaaaaaaacatttttaacaattttttggAAGGTTAAGATTtcatctttttttgataagtcgGAAGGTtaaaaaatcctcaaaatgATTGGCTTATACATTGATGtactttttcttattaattaacaataaatatattcGTAAATGTCAGTCAAGTTTGTCTTAGTATATTAATTCATATAACACAAGTTTGGGAAGTAAATACAATCCGTATTTATACACATTATAAGATAATGGCATCATATAATTACAGTTCACGGCAGGTATATCATGTGTAGAAAGTACACAAGTTGTTACTGCCAAAAGGTGTCCAAATATTATCTTCAATTACTAAAACTTTATTAGTGTTGAAGAAAGGTGCCTTGCATGATATGTACTATGGTAAGTGGTGCATTGGAGAAAACGTATTCTTTAGACATTTGGTGCTGAAGAGCTTTCTCTGCTAGAGTTGATGCTTTTGAGTTGCTTTACAAGTGGATGGCAGCAATTAgctgtttttccttttttactattttattgtttctggatttttttaatttcagtaattagttttgtcttttttattttctggcATTTTGTATGCCTACTAAGTCCCACCTAGGCACGTAATGGAGTACCACCCCCCGttttgtgaatattttttaaaaaacattctactaatccaaaataaaaataaaaaagttttgatttcTGTATTTGGttgcttctaaaaataaaaagaaaattacatgaTCTAGTGATTAATGTCCTTGAAAAATATCTCCATGTGTTATTGAGGGTTCTTTTAATGGTTTTAGTACCCGTGGGTTTATTAACAGTACCTTTTGATAGGCAAAGTATTATACTATCAATATGTCAAATATATTGAGAACAATGCTGATGTGACTTTATTGTGATATGTTAGCAATAAGTTGACATTTTAAtgcaaatgtttaaaaattctTTGATGCCTCTATTATTGAATTTCGTCACTTTATTATGAATTGATCATTGCATTGGTGggcttataaaaaaattgtctgtggatatttaatttcattaCCATACATGTCCACCATTAAAGCATGTAAACATGCTCTCTTTGttccatttttctttatattccgcaattaacttttattttgtCTCTATCAAACTTAagatattttctcttttttacggtacttttttctttatgaTTATTATTGTGCGTGtgtgtctttttttattatttaaaatgtatGTTTCTATCTACGTATGTGGATTGTTAATGTGCatctatttttgtttaaattgtgATATTTCAGTTGCTCCAAGACTCTGTATTGGACTAAGAATGAATTCTCCcaactgaaaagaaaatttgagacTGTTGTTCAGGTATGGTGGTgaatagtttaatttttatacttctAATAATCATTCTCTCTAGTTCTTCTGGGAATAAATAGCACATTCTACCttcttgtgctttttttttttaatcaaaatacaacatggtctttgtaatttatttatttttttactttcatgTAGAAAAGTTAGTAGAAACTAGATGGAAGTATAACCCTTCTGACATTTGAGAATGGTGTTGgtatttaaatttcttttggaTATTAACAGAGCTCATCTAAGACATGGGttataaatttcatttcagGTTACCAAAGAATCTTGGTTAATACAATCAATGGCTATGTGATTATTGTGATTAATTGCTTTATTGTGCTGTTGTAGACAGTGGCAGAGTGATGTTTAGCAACTTTGACCTTGAGCTGGTTCTGATTATAGTATGTAGGTGAAATTTGCTGTCTATGGTTCCCTTCCCTTATGCATATCTGCAAAATACTCTTGCATAATTTCTAGACATCCATATGTGTTGATGAGTAATTGTGTTAgaaattagtaatttattttCTGAAGTGTGAAGTGCTTGAATCATAAACCTTAATTCATGCATTCTCTTAATCtgaattttacttattttatactGACAACTAGCATGTCCTGTGCCCTCCTCCCAACCAGCAATCAAGACACACATGCATGTGCagagaagttttttttgtttataaatggtTTGTGGACAAAAGGGTAGTATTTTGGggaacaaacaaaagaaaagagaatttgGGACAAACAAAGTCTAGGTgagtagagagagagacctAGTGTTGCAGTTATTCTAAGTTGATTGTGAAGCAAAAGATTGAAGACATTAATTAAATGCTGTTGATGGTGGAATTAAGTATATATGTTCAGTAATGATTGAATCTCAATGTTTAtgtttctcaataaaatttgtcctcaaagcttctccctttttttccctttggcCTGAAAACTGATTGAACACATTTTAAGAGTAAGAACCTTTTCAAGTGCTTgcattttctaattattttcttctctggGCCAACTTCAACTGCAGATGGAGAGAAAGATCATTGACCTTGAGAATGGACATTGAAAGGAAGCTGAAACATGTCACTAGATGGGTCCTATATGATCTCTCCAgctaaataatatctgattgaaaATCTGACATGTGAGGTTCGAAACAGGAGAATGTGGTAGATAGATCAGCTTTGTTATATATGGTCTATTTGTATCTTTATGTTAACTTCATATCATATCTAGTTGAACCAACTAATGACTTGCTTATGTGAATGGTGTTGTTCCCAAAAGTGCTAAGTTCATGGGGATTTTATTTAAAACACTGAAAGCTGTTATTCTAGAATTCCCTTAAAATCATAGAACATGAAATGTTTGTGGAAAATCAGGCACTAACTTTGTTAGTGATGTTGCCAAGCAGTAGATTTTGGCTTTATATGACTGTTAAATATGCTAACTAATTAGTTGTGCATTCAATAAATGGTGGGTAAGCAAGGAAATCAATTAAATTTAGTGggaaagaaatagaaatttaaCGGACCAGCAATATATTTTTGTACCCCCAATACTTGTCAGGTGTTTCTCAAGTTAGTTGTGAACCGCATAGAGTCATAGTCACAGAAAGTTTTGTTATCTCTAGCTACAGATAAACTTGCTAAGTGCAAATTAAACTTCTTATTTACTCTAAATGCCTTATTTTGGAGATTCCACATTTAAGTTTGGTGCAGGCACATGAAGCAATAAATGCTCAAAAAGTTGTTCACTTTCTAATTTCAGAAAGTTTTCTGCCTTTGATTTCCTTGCTATGCAGATATGGTGAATATTGATTTTTACTTAAGCTAGTATCTGCTAGGGTGAGCAAGATGTTGCTTGTTTTCATGATGAATTTATGGATCACTGgtccttgaaaaaatttgagtttatgcATTCCCTTGATGCTGCTATTAATTAGggtacaaaattaataaaaattgaagaaaagtaTGACTTGTAGGAAATATTTATTGATGTTATTCTAATtagttgaagatgaagaaattaGAGTTTAGAGGTTTCTTTAATACTTAATTCCATGGTCGAATATTGTTGATATGATCTAAtgatgagagagggagagagagagagagagggaagaaGAGTTGATCTAAGAAGATgtttcactttcttttcttgACCTTCTAGAAGTTCTTAGCCTTAGACATTGACCCTTGCTGACGAAAGATGGCCAAAACGATGCAGcaataaaattgaagaacaaaacaaaacaaaacaaaaaaagaacagaTAACCTAGGAGTCAACACCAAGCAAGAGGAACAAAACCTCTAGGAATTGGCACCCTACGGTTGGCTAGTGTCAACAACAGACCATTGGATAAATTCCAAGAGAAGTTCTATTCATCAATCAAACCGTTATCTTCTCCATAGGAGAATAATACTGTGCTTATATAGACTAATAAAACtaaccctaattctaattgacataggaaaaccctaattctaattctaattgacttgagaaattccatttattgaattacaaaaactaTAATCTTTCCAGCTTTGGTCCTTGGTGTTTTTGTCTTTTGCATCTCCATTGGACCAAGCCTAGGAGGGTGGTAGACATGCTGGCTCTCACTGGAAGGGGCCTTCTGGTAGACACCAGAGTGCTGTTGTATGAAATGCAGCTCATTTGTGCATCATGTGCACCATTTGGAGAGCACAGAATAGTCACATTTTTTAGGCAGTTGAGCGCTCTTTGCTGGACCTAAAGTTTATCCTGCTGCACACCTTGGTTGGATGGCTATTTGGAAATGTCATTCTTGTTCTAATCTAGTTGAGTTTTTAGATGCTTGTTCTTAGGTGATGCTTTTGTAGCTGTCCGAGTCCGAGTAGACTGCTTGTGTACAAAGGATGCTAtgtaatttctttatttctaaTAAAAGCTTTcttccttatcaaaaaaaaaaaataaaagataaaatacaattgacttcaaaaattaaattaaaaaaatatctattgcATCAGTTGGGTCCCTTCCTCAACCAATGTAGGGGCTTTGG
Protein-coding regions in this window:
- the LOC115979730 gene encoding histidine-containing phosphotransfer protein 1-like isoform X2, which translates into the protein MSLEIQKALLFGFIQNMYDEGYVNDQFWQIQQMKKTNQPDYAVRAVTSYCMSAQNLFTQLTDHINQENVDFHQVNVSARELFEQSNSVGAAHVKHACVELLHACEENDKDYCSKTLYWTKNEFSQLKRKFETVVQMERKIIDLENGH
- the LOC115979730 gene encoding histidine-containing phosphotransfer protein 1-like isoform X3 yields the protein MSLEIQKALLFGFIQNMYDEGYVNDQFWQIQQMKKTNQPDYAVRAVTSYCMSAQNLFTQLTDHINQENVDFHQVNVSARELFEQSNSVGAAHVKHACVELLHACEENDKDYCSKTLYWTKNEFSQLKRKFETVVQTVAE
- the LOC115979730 gene encoding histidine-containing phosphotransfer protein 1-like isoform X1 gives rise to the protein MSLEIQKALLFGFIQNMYDEGYVNDQFWQIQQMKKTNQPDYAVRAVTSYCMSAQNLFTQLTDHINQENVDFHQVNVSARELFEQSNSVGAAHVKHACVELLHACEENDKDYCSKTLYWTKNEFSQLKRKFETVVQQSRHTCMCREVFFVYKWFVDKRVVFWGTNKRKENLGQTKSRWRERSLTLRMDIERKLKHVTRWVLYDLSS